The following proteins are encoded in a genomic region of Hymenobacter siberiensis:
- a CDS encoding class I SAM-dependent methyltransferase — translation MKYCFSTWQRALGVVGIGTGAGVLVLSCTQLPAETRPSIGNEQRLQALQVADTSGYETASPRDPNGIGTYYLGRQIAHVMGHEGASWLERNGRRQEEGTDLLLKELNLKPTDVVADIGAGTGFFSFQLAKRVPKGAVLAVDIQPEMIAALQDNKRRLKATNVRSVLGTTTNPGLPADSVDLVLIVDAYHEFDHPREMGRAIRRALRPGTGRLALVEYRAEDPSVPIKRIHKMSIGQARKEMAAVGMVLADSIETLPQQHLLLFRK, via the coding sequence ATGAAATACTGTTTTTCTACCTGGCAACGGGCTTTGGGCGTAGTGGGAATAGGAACGGGAGCCGGAGTGCTGGTATTGAGCTGCACGCAGCTCCCGGCCGAAACCCGCCCGTCGATAGGGAATGAGCAGCGCTTGCAGGCCCTGCAGGTAGCCGATACCAGCGGCTACGAAACAGCCTCGCCCCGCGACCCCAACGGCATTGGCACCTATTACCTGGGCCGCCAGATTGCCCACGTAATGGGCCACGAAGGCGCGAGCTGGCTGGAACGCAACGGCCGCCGCCAGGAAGAAGGCACCGACCTGCTCCTGAAAGAGCTAAACCTGAAGCCCACCGATGTGGTGGCCGACATTGGGGCCGGCACGGGCTTTTTCTCGTTTCAATTAGCCAAAAGAGTCCCCAAAGGCGCAGTGTTGGCCGTTGATATTCAGCCCGAAATGATTGCGGCGCTGCAGGACAATAAGCGCCGCCTGAAGGCAACCAACGTGCGCTCCGTGCTGGGCACTACCACCAACCCCGGCCTGCCCGCCGATAGCGTGGACCTGGTACTCATCGTGGATGCGTACCACGAGTTCGACCATCCGCGTGAGATGGGCCGGGCCATTCGGCGGGCGCTGCGCCCCGGCACGGGCCGGCTGGCCCTGGTCGAGTACCGAGCCGAAGACCCCAGCGTGCCCATCAAGCGCATTCATAAAATGAGCATTGGGCAGGCCCGCAAGGAAATGGCCGCCGTGGGCATGGTTCTGGCCGATTCCATTGAAACGCTGCCGCAGCAGCACCTGCTGCTGTTCAGAAAGTAG
- a CDS encoding S-adenosylmethionine:tRNA ribosyltransferase-isomerase yields the protein MNPDPRLLSIQDFTYPLPAERIAPEPLPDRAASKLLVSRHGQLTDKNFRDLPGELPAGALLVFNDTRVVRARLLARRPTGGQVELFCLEPVAPHRSLELALQQTDHCTWRCLVGNGRRWKAGPVMLDFTAADGQPATLHAERQAQEAGTALINFRWEPAELPFAEVLRAAGHLPLPPYIDRPDTATDAVRYQTVYAATEGAVAAPTAGLHFTPEILAELQEKGFATGHVTLHVGAGTFQPVKADHMADHPMHTEPILVTAGLLRQLLAHRPRPVIAVGTTSLRTLETLYWLGVGLLHAAADATDPAPAPATELLVAQWQPYEMAGAAARISPEMALTALLQHLEATGTDTLQASTRLLIAPGYQFRLVDGLITNFHQPESTLLLLVAALLGPGWRTVYEHALSHGYRFLSYGDSSLLLP from the coding sequence ATGAACCCCGACCCGCGCCTGCTTTCCATTCAGGATTTCACTTATCCGCTGCCCGCCGAGCGCATTGCGCCCGAGCCCCTCCCCGACCGCGCTGCCAGCAAGCTCCTCGTGAGCCGCCACGGCCAGCTTACCGATAAAAACTTCCGCGACCTGCCCGGTGAGCTGCCGGCCGGCGCGCTCCTCGTTTTCAACGACACCCGTGTGGTGCGGGCCCGGCTGTTGGCCCGGCGGCCCACTGGCGGGCAGGTCGAGCTGTTTTGCCTGGAGCCAGTGGCCCCGCATCGCAGCCTGGAGCTGGCCCTTCAGCAAACCGACCACTGTACGTGGCGCTGCCTGGTGGGCAATGGCCGCCGCTGGAAGGCAGGCCCCGTGATGCTGGACTTCACGGCCGCCGATGGCCAGCCCGCCACGCTGCATGCCGAGCGCCAGGCGCAGGAAGCCGGCACCGCCCTCATTAATTTTCGCTGGGAGCCGGCCGAGCTGCCTTTTGCCGAGGTGCTGCGTGCCGCCGGCCACCTGCCCCTGCCGCCTTACATCGACCGACCCGACACCGCTACCGATGCCGTGCGCTACCAGACCGTGTATGCCGCCACCGAAGGGGCCGTGGCCGCCCCCACCGCTGGCCTGCACTTCACCCCGGAAATTCTGGCTGAGCTACAGGAAAAAGGCTTTGCCACGGGGCACGTTACGCTGCACGTAGGGGCCGGCACGTTCCAGCCCGTGAAGGCCGACCACATGGCCGACCACCCCATGCACACCGAGCCCATTCTGGTCACGGCCGGACTGTTGCGCCAGCTGCTGGCCCATCGGCCCCGGCCGGTGATTGCCGTGGGCACCACCAGCCTGCGCACCCTGGAAACCCTGTATTGGCTGGGTGTGGGCCTGCTGCACGCCGCCGCCGATGCTACCGACCCAGCCCCAGCCCCCGCGACTGAGCTGCTGGTAGCGCAGTGGCAACCCTACGAAATGGCCGGCGCAGCGGCCCGTATCAGCCCCGAAATGGCTCTTACGGCCCTACTCCAGCACCTCGAAGCCACGGGCACCGATACCCTGCAGGCCAGCACGCGGCTGCTGATTGCGCCCGGCTACCAGTTCCGGCTGGTCGATGGGCTTATCACCAATTTTCATCAGCCCGAAAGCACGTTGCTGCTGCTGGTAGCAGCACTGCTGGGCCCCGGCTGGCGCACAGTATATGAGCATGCTTTGAGCCATGGCTACCGGTTTCTGAGCTACGGCGACAGCTCGCTGCTGCTGCCGTGA
- a CDS encoding prohibitin family protein, producing the protein MALSILGFIILVLGLNASRFSERLERLRGGLIFLGGAFLILGLALSTIVQVGVGQVGVQTLFGQVQKRVLQPGLSTVNPLVDVTRFDTRTQNYTMSAQHGEGSQAGDDAIRVLSADGLEVIIDLTVLYHVLPAQAPKILATIGEDYQDKIVRAISRTRIRDNAVYYDAVALYSTRREEFQTRILAAIEKDFRTNGLQLDQLLIRNIQLPESVKRSIESKISAEQDAQKMQFVLQKEKQEAERKRVEAQGIADYQRIVNTELSDKLLQYETIKANQAIATSPNAKVIIMGGGRGATPQLLIGDK; encoded by the coding sequence ATGGCACTTTCCATTCTTGGTTTTATTATTCTGGTACTGGGGCTGAATGCCAGCCGCTTCTCCGAGCGGCTGGAGCGCCTGCGCGGCGGCCTCATTTTCCTGGGCGGCGCGTTTCTGATTCTGGGGCTGGCCCTGAGCACCATCGTGCAGGTCGGAGTGGGCCAAGTGGGCGTGCAAACGCTGTTTGGGCAGGTGCAAAAGCGGGTGCTGCAACCCGGCCTGAGCACGGTGAACCCGCTGGTGGACGTGACCCGCTTCGACACCCGCACGCAGAACTACACCATGTCGGCGCAGCACGGCGAGGGCTCCCAGGCGGGCGACGACGCCATTCGCGTCCTCTCGGCCGACGGCCTGGAAGTGATTATCGACCTCACTGTGCTTTACCACGTACTGCCGGCTCAGGCCCCCAAAATCCTGGCCACCATTGGCGAGGACTACCAGGACAAGATTGTACGGGCCATTTCGCGGACCCGCATCCGCGACAACGCAGTTTATTACGATGCCGTGGCGCTGTACTCCACGCGCCGCGAGGAGTTCCAGACGCGCATTCTGGCCGCCATCGAAAAGGATTTTCGCACCAACGGCCTGCAGCTCGACCAGCTGCTTATCCGCAACATTCAATTGCCCGAGTCGGTGAAACGCAGCATCGAAAGCAAGATTTCGGCCGAGCAGGATGCGCAGAAAATGCAGTTTGTGCTGCAAAAGGAAAAGCAGGAAGCCGAGCGCAAGCGCGTGGAAGCCCAGGGCATTGCTGACTACCAGCGGATTGTGAACACCGAGCTGAGCGACAAGCTGCTGCAGTACGAAACCATCAAGGCCAACCAAGCTATTGCCACTTCGCCCAATGCCAAGGTTATCATCATGGGCGGCGGGCGTGGCGCTACGCCGCAGCTGCTGATTGGCGATAAGTAG
- a CDS encoding thioredoxin domain-containing protein, translated as MAHAASHTNRLAEETSPYLQQHAHNPVDWYPWGPEALNRAQTEQKPILVSIGYAACHWCHVMERESFENEAVAAVMNAHFVCIKVDREERPDVDQIYMDALHAMGLQGGWPLNVFLTADAKPFYGGTYFPQGNWTKLLTNIGQAYAGEHRTELEQSAERFMEVIGKSELAKYGGHNRNAAQEADYAALEAIGVAPETGPAGVSEEEFKLLVYNLSTSFDRERGGTNRAPKFPMPSIWRFLLRAHAISGSRAVLDQAVLTLREMAWGGIYDQVHGGFARYSVDGEWLAPHFEKMLYDNGQLVSLYSEAFQLTQDELFRETVYDTIEFIRLELTNDEGGFYSSLDADSEGEEGKFYVFTKQELQGILGDEEQLFSAYYNCTAVGNWEHGRNILHRRETDVDFATAHQLAPGILPELVTGWKQKIMAVRATRVRPGLDDKVLTGWNALMLQGLTDAYRAFGEPEFLAMAEHNARFIEANLRNGARLYRTCKDGRASISGFLEDYALVIQAYISLYEVTFAEKWLREAEVLTEYVLANFFDPTETLFFYTDSNAEPLIARKKELFDNVIPASNSIMAHNLRRLGRHLEKAKYTDLAAEMLLQLRHLVVKEPQHLTNWASLYAALLRPGAEIAIQGPEADTYREGMSRNFLFDTVLAGTEATSELPLLKLLPTPTDGRTAVHICRNYACQAPVYNVADALAAL; from the coding sequence ATGGCCCACGCTGCTTCGCACACCAACCGCCTCGCCGAGGAAACCAGCCCTTATCTGCAACAGCACGCCCACAATCCCGTGGACTGGTACCCGTGGGGTCCCGAGGCGCTAAACCGTGCCCAAACCGAGCAAAAGCCTATTCTGGTGAGCATCGGCTACGCGGCCTGCCACTGGTGCCATGTGATGGAGCGCGAATCGTTCGAGAACGAGGCCGTAGCGGCAGTGATGAACGCGCATTTTGTGTGCATCAAGGTTGACCGCGAGGAGCGGCCCGATGTGGACCAGATTTACATGGATGCGCTGCACGCCATGGGTTTGCAGGGCGGCTGGCCGCTGAACGTGTTTCTGACCGCCGACGCCAAGCCTTTTTACGGCGGCACCTACTTCCCGCAGGGCAATTGGACCAAACTGCTCACCAACATCGGCCAGGCTTACGCCGGTGAGCACCGCACCGAGTTAGAACAGTCGGCCGAGCGGTTTATGGAGGTGATTGGCAAGAGCGAGCTGGCCAAGTATGGCGGGCACAACCGCAACGCGGCCCAGGAAGCCGATTACGCGGCGCTGGAGGCCATTGGTGTAGCACCCGAAACCGGCCCGGCCGGCGTTTCCGAAGAGGAATTCAAGCTACTGGTGTACAATCTGAGCACCAGCTTTGACCGCGAGCGCGGCGGCACGAACCGCGCCCCGAAGTTTCCGATGCCCAGCATCTGGCGTTTTTTGCTGCGGGCCCACGCCATTAGCGGCAGCCGGGCCGTGCTGGACCAGGCCGTACTGACTTTGCGCGAAATGGCCTGGGGCGGGATTTATGACCAGGTGCACGGCGGATTTGCCCGCTACTCGGTGGATGGCGAGTGGCTGGCCCCGCACTTCGAGAAGATGCTGTATGACAACGGCCAACTAGTGAGCCTGTACAGCGAGGCTTTCCAGCTGACGCAGGACGAGCTTTTTCGGGAAACGGTGTACGATACCATCGAATTTATCCGGCTGGAGCTGACCAATGATGAGGGCGGCTTTTATTCGTCGCTCGATGCCGACAGCGAGGGCGAAGAAGGAAAGTTTTACGTTTTCACGAAGCAGGAACTGCAAGGGATTCTGGGCGATGAGGAGCAGCTGTTTTCTGCGTACTACAACTGCACGGCCGTGGGCAACTGGGAACACGGCCGCAACATCCTGCACCGCCGCGAAACCGATGTAGACTTTGCAACCGCTCATCAGCTGGCACCGGGCATTCTGCCCGAGCTGGTGACGGGCTGGAAACAGAAAATAATGGCCGTGCGCGCCACCCGCGTGCGCCCCGGCCTCGACGACAAAGTTCTCACCGGCTGGAATGCGCTCATGCTCCAAGGCCTGACGGATGCCTACCGCGCCTTCGGCGAGCCCGAATTCCTGGCCATGGCTGAGCACAACGCCCGCTTCATCGAAGCCAACCTGCGCAACGGGGCGCGCCTGTATCGGACCTGCAAAGACGGCCGCGCCAGCATCAGCGGCTTCCTGGAAGACTATGCGCTGGTCATTCAGGCTTATATCAGCCTCTACGAGGTCACCTTCGCCGAAAAGTGGCTGCGCGAAGCCGAGGTGCTGACGGAATACGTGCTGGCCAACTTCTTCGACCCCACCGAAACGCTGTTTTTCTACACCGACAGCAACGCTGAGCCGCTTATTGCCCGCAAAAAAGAGCTGTTCGACAACGTGATTCCGGCGTCCAACTCCATCATGGCGCACAACCTGCGCCGCCTGGGCCGCCATCTTGAGAAGGCGAAATACACGGACCTGGCGGCCGAGATGCTGCTTCAGCTGCGCCACCTCGTGGTGAAAGAGCCGCAACACCTCACCAACTGGGCTTCGCTCTACGCCGCGCTGCTGCGGCCGGGAGCCGAAATTGCCATTCAGGGCCCGGAAGCGGACACGTATCGCGAAGGGATGAGCCGCAATTTCCTGTTCGATACCGTGCTGGCCGGCACTGAAGCCACCTCGGAGCTGCCGCTGCTGAAGCTGCTGCCCACGCCCACAGATGGACGCACGGCGGTGCACATCTGCCGCAACTATGCCTGCCAGGCCCCGGTTTATAACGTAGCCGATGCGCTGGCGGCGCTGTAG
- the priA gene encoding replication restart helicase PriA: protein MSLTLDFISPAAAPAPDRVTLFADVILPLPLPRLYTYRVPYELNDNVVIGGRVIVQFGAKKTLSCIVAAVHETAPKDYQAKYILEFIDDAPVVTQAQLKLFRWMADYYMCTIGEVINAALPSALKLSSESRIQLHPGFSREENEYPLSTQEELIVDALGAVEDGKALTFTEVGDLLGITSFHKVIKSLMHKDVIFLFEHTADKYAPKVVKKVRLAHHFVSEASLEQLFEQLTSKPKQLDVLMKYMQRVPVYQNEHANQNGIEKAYLASNPHLSASAVNTLIKNGVLEQFDVIVSRFPVENEGAIHLNFALTEAQTSARDEIMAHFGEKEIVLLHGVTGAGKTEIYIDLIRKAMEGGGQVLYLLPEIALTAQIVTRLIRVFGSRLGVYHSKFSDNERVEVWNGVLSGRFQVVVGVRSAVFLPFDNLSLLIVDEEHESSYKQYDPAPRYNAREVALMMANFQGAKTLLGSATPAVETYYQAKQGRYGLVTLSKRFGEAGMPEVVLVDTRKAREQKTMHNHFTADLLGEVERTLGRQEQVILFQNRRGYAPVVACQDCGWIPKCTNCAVSLSYHKHSHELRCHYCGYHDSMVTQCPACGSRAVKTQGFGTEKIEDDLKIMLPQANIQRMDLDTTRAKNSYQQIIGDFEKQTTNVLVGTQMVTKGLDFANVSLVGIINADSIIHYPDFRAHERAYQMFVQVSGRAGRKGKKGKVIIQTSDPTQVIFDKVIRNDYIEFYNYEIVQRHEHGYPPFMRVIKMTVKHIDQGVGEAAAILLTQELVDRLGRAAVLGPEAPYIFRIRNFYLQEITIKLDRAHTVLKQAKQMICEAMDVVKDQKEFRQARLVADVDPM from the coding sequence TTGAGTCTTACGCTTGATTTTATTTCCCCGGCCGCCGCGCCCGCGCCCGACCGGGTGACGCTGTTTGCCGACGTTATTCTGCCGCTGCCCCTGCCCCGGCTCTACACCTACCGGGTGCCGTATGAGCTGAACGACAACGTGGTGATTGGTGGGCGCGTCATCGTGCAGTTTGGGGCTAAAAAGACGCTTAGCTGCATTGTGGCGGCTGTGCACGAAACCGCGCCCAAGGACTATCAGGCCAAGTACATTCTCGAATTTATTGATGATGCGCCGGTGGTCACGCAGGCACAGCTCAAGCTCTTTCGCTGGATGGCCGACTATTATATGTGCACCATCGGCGAGGTGATAAACGCCGCGTTGCCTTCGGCGCTCAAGCTCAGCTCGGAGTCGCGCATTCAGCTGCACCCCGGGTTTTCGCGGGAGGAAAACGAGTACCCGCTCTCCACGCAGGAGGAGCTGATTGTGGACGCGCTGGGCGCAGTGGAAGATGGCAAAGCCCTGACCTTTACCGAGGTTGGCGACTTGCTGGGTATCACGTCCTTCCACAAGGTCATCAAGTCCTTGATGCACAAGGACGTCATTTTCCTCTTCGAACACACGGCAGATAAGTACGCGCCTAAGGTGGTGAAAAAGGTGCGGCTGGCGCACCATTTCGTATCGGAGGCTTCGCTGGAGCAGCTATTTGAGCAGCTCACCAGCAAGCCTAAGCAGCTCGATGTGCTGATGAAGTACATGCAGCGCGTGCCCGTGTACCAGAACGAGCACGCCAACCAGAACGGCATTGAAAAGGCCTACCTGGCCAGCAACCCGCACCTTTCGGCCTCGGCGGTAAACACGCTCATCAAGAATGGCGTACTGGAGCAGTTTGATGTGATTGTAAGCCGCTTTCCGGTCGAAAACGAAGGCGCCATTCACCTGAATTTCGCTCTGACGGAGGCCCAGACCTCGGCGCGGGATGAGATTATGGCGCACTTCGGCGAGAAGGAAATTGTGCTGCTGCACGGCGTGACCGGCGCGGGCAAAACCGAGATTTACATCGACCTCATCCGCAAGGCCATGGAGGGTGGCGGACAGGTGCTGTACCTGCTACCCGAAATTGCCCTCACGGCCCAGATTGTGACCCGGCTTATTCGCGTGTTCGGCTCGCGGCTGGGCGTATATCATTCCAAATTCTCGGATAACGAGCGGGTGGAAGTATGGAATGGCGTGCTCTCGGGCCGCTTTCAGGTGGTAGTGGGGGTGCGCTCGGCAGTATTTTTACCATTTGATAATTTGTCGCTGCTAATTGTAGACGAGGAGCACGAGTCGAGCTACAAGCAGTACGACCCCGCCCCGCGCTACAACGCCCGCGAAGTAGCCCTGATGATGGCCAACTTTCAGGGGGCCAAAACCCTGCTGGGCTCGGCTACGCCGGCCGTGGAGACCTACTACCAGGCCAAGCAGGGCCGCTACGGGCTGGTCACGCTCAGCAAGCGCTTCGGCGAGGCGGGCATGCCGGAGGTGGTGCTGGTGGACACCCGCAAGGCCCGCGAGCAGAAAACCATGCACAACCACTTCACCGCCGACCTGCTGGGCGAAGTGGAGCGCACCCTGGGCCGCCAGGAACAGGTGATTCTGTTCCAGAACCGGCGCGGCTACGCGCCCGTGGTGGCCTGCCAGGACTGCGGCTGGATACCCAAATGCACCAACTGCGCCGTGAGCCTGAGCTACCACAAGCACAGCCACGAGCTGCGCTGCCACTACTGCGGCTACCACGACAGCATGGTAACCCAATGCCCTGCCTGCGGCTCGCGGGCCGTGAAAACCCAGGGTTTCGGCACCGAAAAGATTGAGGACGACCTCAAAATCATGCTCCCGCAGGCCAACATCCAACGGATGGACCTGGACACGACCCGCGCCAAAAACAGCTACCAGCAAATCATCGGTGACTTCGAGAAGCAGACCACCAACGTGCTGGTAGGCACCCAGATGGTAACTAAAGGCCTCGATTTCGCCAACGTGAGTCTCGTGGGCATCATCAACGCCGACAGCATCATTCATTACCCCGATTTCCGGGCGCACGAGCGGGCCTACCAGATGTTTGTGCAGGTGAGCGGCCGGGCCGGGCGCAAGGGCAAAAAGGGCAAGGTCATCATCCAGACCTCGGACCCCACGCAGGTAATTTTCGACAAGGTTATCCGCAACGACTACATCGAGTTCTACAACTACGAAATCGTGCAGCGGCACGAGCACGGCTATCCGCCCTTCATGCGCGTCATCAAGATGACGGTGAAGCACATCGACCAGGGCGTGGGCGAGGCAGCAGCTATTCTGCTAACCCAGGAGCTGGTGGACCGGCTGGGCCGCGCCGCTGTGCTGGGTCCGGAAGCACCCTACATCTTCCGCATCCGTAATTTCTATCTGCAGGAAATCACCATCAAGCTCGACCGGGCCCACACCGTGCTCAAGCAGGCTAAGCAGATGATTTGCGAAGCCATGGACGTGGTGAAAGACCAGAAGGAATTCCGCCAAGCCCGCCTCGTGGCCGATGTCGACCCGATGTGA
- a CDS encoding GSCFA domain-containing protein, producing the protein MFRTELTIAPATGQLTRTARVLTMGSCFADSIGTRLVSNKIEARVNPFGTVFQPLALARLLRAAAGEDVDWQRHLVQARGRWQSYDLHGSIGADSPVELLQHIQDLVRQTGEFLRNTDVVLLTLGTAWAYRLRETGELVSNCHKQSSDLFVRELLTPDEIINALAETHAYLRRINPELRFVLTVSPVRHLKDTLPLNSVSKSVLRLATHIVSDLLPGVAYFPAYELLMDDLRDYRFYAADMLHPSEVAEDYIWEKFARTYFDADFGRFRKEWAAVRQSLGHRPLHEGAPEHRQFLESTREKLEQMSLRKVDVADELRTVQTRIAALPEPLQPQAAADLDDDEERIDIGEGSVASIATRVAPTGEAATAETQQSANDNASSRPPRLSPEEFRAQRTGRSDRPERGRRDGRGKGQVASLTETEAFQAASFGEADEFAQQPFLGDKDSAPAELTPMAVAPEATIGAPVSEQDADDQEPGRKKKRRSRGGAKRTARKHALRLAAESEVDESQLPASEAALEAATGALPNEAGGRSDAQKSSVITKSQPVKRGGRRNEPGRVPRVELFAAPAADGAFVTQASAIQTEVPALIDFDSTMDAPQVVSSNAEADLTASSAPSRNSRNRNKKKARKQTADTNAAGSIESGASGLEMNHSSPVAGSEQLAAPRESEPAVESQRGNTRQSQETVAALPVSGQAMAAVSAVAADAADTGEAPVAKPAPAKRTGRKSRAAIGGRAEKPAIDTPVIPVIDPTIVRTQVAAGRMMGSSATLIAQTPTPKAAATKAVVPKAAVAKVVAPVAPKAAVAKTAAPKAKPAKPAKQAKAAAVAPTAVLPSAPVAAVATPATTTPAPSASKRKPAAKAKAVAAPVSPVAQEPVAATKVAPVAAVKAKSAKTTPKPVAAAVEKKVAEAAKVVSKKAAAKAAPKAAATKAAAPKKAVAKTEKAAKPAAKSAAKPSAKPKTPKKSA; encoded by the coding sequence ATGTTTAGAACTGAATTGACAATTGCCCCGGCCACCGGCCAGCTGACGCGCACGGCGCGGGTGCTCACCATGGGCTCGTGCTTCGCCGACAGCATTGGTACACGACTGGTTTCCAATAAGATAGAAGCACGGGTGAACCCGTTTGGCACCGTATTCCAGCCACTAGCGCTGGCGCGGCTGCTGCGAGCCGCCGCTGGCGAAGACGTGGATTGGCAGCGGCATCTTGTGCAGGCTCGTGGCCGCTGGCAGAGCTACGACCTGCACGGCAGCATCGGGGCCGATTCGCCGGTGGAGCTGCTGCAGCACATTCAGGACCTGGTGCGGCAAACGGGCGAGTTTCTGCGCAATACCGATGTGGTATTGCTGACGCTGGGCACGGCCTGGGCCTACCGCCTGCGCGAAACCGGCGAGCTGGTGAGCAACTGCCACAAGCAGTCGAGTGACCTGTTTGTGCGCGAACTGCTGACGCCAGATGAAATCATCAATGCCTTGGCGGAGACGCATGCTTACCTGCGCCGCATTAACCCGGAGCTTCGCTTTGTACTGACGGTGAGCCCCGTACGGCATCTGAAAGATACGCTGCCGCTGAACTCGGTGAGTAAGTCCGTGTTGCGGCTGGCCACGCACATTGTGAGCGACCTGCTGCCGGGCGTGGCTTACTTTCCGGCTTATGAGCTGCTGATGGATGATTTGCGCGACTACCGCTTTTACGCGGCCGATATGCTGCATCCGTCGGAAGTGGCGGAGGACTATATCTGGGAGAAATTTGCCCGCACGTATTTCGACGCTGATTTTGGGCGTTTCCGCAAGGAGTGGGCGGCGGTTCGGCAGTCGCTGGGCCACCGGCCGCTGCATGAGGGCGCACCCGAGCACCGGCAATTCCTGGAGAGTACCCGCGAAAAGCTCGAGCAGATGAGCCTACGTAAAGTGGACGTGGCCGATGAGCTGCGCACGGTGCAAACGCGCATTGCGGCACTTCCGGAGCCGTTGCAGCCGCAAGCAGCGGCCGATTTGGACGACGACGAGGAGCGGATTGATATTGGCGAGGGTTCGGTGGCCTCGATAGCGACACGCGTAGCTCCGACTGGTGAAGCTGCAACAGCTGAAACGCAGCAATCAGCTAACGATAATGCTAGTAGCCGCCCACCTCGTTTGTCGCCGGAAGAATTCCGGGCGCAGCGAACGGGCCGTTCGGACCGACCTGAGCGCGGGCGGCGTGACGGCCGTGGCAAAGGCCAGGTGGCTTCGCTTACCGAAACGGAGGCATTCCAGGCCGCGAGTTTTGGGGAAGCAGACGAATTTGCGCAACAGCCCTTCCTCGGCGATAAAGATTCGGCACCGGCGGAGCTAACTCCCATGGCAGTTGCGCCCGAAGCAACCATTGGTGCGCCCGTTTCGGAACAGGATGCGGATGACCAGGAGCCCGGCCGCAAGAAGAAACGCCGCTCGCGCGGTGGTGCCAAGCGCACGGCACGAAAGCACGCCCTGCGCCTCGCCGCCGAATCGGAGGTGGATGAAAGCCAACTGCCGGCATCGGAAGCGGCTTTGGAAGCGGCGACCGGCGCATTGCCGAATGAGGCAGGCGGGCGTTCGGATGCGCAGAAATCGAGCGTTATCACCAAATCGCAGCCGGTGAAACGGGGCGGCCGACGCAATGAGCCGGGCCGCGTGCCGCGCGTAGAGCTGTTTGCCGCTCCGGCAGCCGATGGGGCTTTCGTTACGCAAGCATCTGCTATTCAGACCGAAGTGCCGGCACTGATTGACTTCGACTCGACGATGGATGCACCGCAGGTAGTGAGCAGTAATGCTGAGGCAGATTTGACTGCTTCCAGCGCTCCTTCCCGCAACAGCCGCAATCGGAACAAGAAAAAGGCCCGCAAACAAACGGCTGATACCAATGCGGCGGGTAGCATTGAGTCGGGTGCTTCTGGACTGGAAATGAATCATTCATCGCCGGTTGCTGGTAGCGAGCAGCTTGCTGCTCCCCGCGAATCGGAGCCAGCCGTTGAAAGCCAGCGCGGAAATACGCGGCAGTCGCAGGAAACAGTGGCAGCGCTGCCAGTAAGTGGGCAGGCCATGGCCGCCGTTTCAGCGGTGGCCGCCGATGCTGCTGATACTGGTGAAGCCCCCGTGGCAAAGCCAGCCCCGGCCAAGCGCACGGGGCGTAAGAGCCGGGCCGCTATTGGTGGCCGGGCAGAAAAGCCGGCCATTGATACGCCGGTAATTCCGGTGATTGACCCTACGATTGTTCGTACGCAAGTAGCCGCCGGCCGCATGATGGGCTCCTCGGCCACGCTGATAGCGCAGACTCCCACGCCGAAAGCGGCCGCGACCAAAGCGGTGGTACCCAAGGCTGCCGTGGCTAAAGTGGTAGCACCGGTAGCGCCTAAAGCGGCCGTGGCTAAGACGGCTGCTCCGAAAGCTAAACCGGCTAAACCGGCTAAACAGGCTAAAGCGGCTGCAGTAGCACCAACGGCTGTCCTGCCTAGCGCACCAGTAGCGGCTGTTGCTACGCCCGCTACAACGACTCCAGCCCCTTCAGCATCGAAGCGTAAACCGGCCGCGAAAGCCAAGGCTGTAGCGGCTCCGGTTTCGCCCGTAGCGCAGGAGCCGGTTGCTGCTACAAAAGTGGCCCCGGTAGCTGCAGTTAAAGCCAAATCAGCTAAAACGACTCCGAAGCCTGTTGCTGCGGCAGTTGAAAAGAAGGTAGCGGAGGCAGCTAAGGTAGTGTCCAAAAAGGCGGCGGCTAAAGCGGCTCCGAAGGCAGCAGCGACCAAAGCAGCTGCTCCGAAAAAAGCAGTAGCCAAGACTGAGAAAGCGGCTAAACCGGCGGCTAAGTCAGCGGCCAAGCCATCGGCTAAACCCAAAACACCTAAAAAGTCAGCTTAG